The following are encoded together in the Osmerus eperlanus chromosome 18, fOsmEpe2.1, whole genome shotgun sequence genome:
- the tmem141 gene encoding transmembrane protein 141 isoform X4 has product MVNIGLTKVDDAIAAKHPGLQQYAACQSHAFMKGIGTFMLGTAGLFLVQGLLQKKLPYPLQWNLLVSTAASSVGSYFVTRWETKRCTDLWILTEKGKLPDTTPQTARPEAHEAGGAHEAGGAAGPRKTQYGDTME; this is encoded by the exons ATGGTCAACATTGGGCTTACGAAGGTTGACGATGCCATTGCGGCAAAACATCCG GGTTTACAGCAGTATGCAGCCTGTCAGTCACACGCGTTCATGAAAGGAATCGGGACCTTCATGTTAG gcaCCGCGGGGCTGTTCCTCGTGCAGGGACTGCTTCAGAAGAAGCTTCCTTACCCCCTGCAATGGAACCTGCTCGTCTctacag CCGCCTCCTCTGTGGGGAGCTACTTTGTGACGCGCTGGGAGACAAAGCGATGCACAGACCTCTGGATCCTGACAGAGAAGGGCAAGCTACCGGACACAACACCACaga CGGCCAGGCCAGAGGCC CACGAGGCCGGCGGGGCCCACGAGGCCGGCGGG GCCGCGGGGCCCAGGAAGACTCAGTACGGGGACACGATGGAGTGA
- the tmem141 gene encoding transmembrane protein 141 isoform X3, translated as MVNIGLTKVDDAIAAKHPGLQQYAACQSHAFMKGIGTFMLGTAGLFLVQGLLQKKLPYPLQWNLLVSTAASSVGSYFVTRWETKRCTDLWILTEKGKLPDTTPQTARPEAHEAGGAHEAGEAAGPRKTQYGDTME; from the exons ATGGTCAACATTGGGCTTACGAAGGTTGACGATGCCATTGCGGCAAAACATCCG GGTTTACAGCAGTATGCAGCCTGTCAGTCACACGCGTTCATGAAAGGAATCGGGACCTTCATGTTAG gcaCCGCGGGGCTGTTCCTCGTGCAGGGACTGCTTCAGAAGAAGCTTCCTTACCCCCTGCAATGGAACCTGCTCGTCTctacag CCGCCTCCTCTGTGGGGAGCTACTTTGTGACGCGCTGGGAGACAAAGCGATGCACAGACCTCTGGATCCTGACAGAGAAGGGCAAGCTACCGGACACAACACCACaga CGGCCAGGCCAGAGGCC CACGAGGCCGGCGGGGCCCACGAGGCCGGTGAGGCCGCGGGGCCCAGGAAGACTCAGTACGGGGACACGATGGAGTGA
- the tmem141 gene encoding transmembrane protein 141 isoform X1, with the protein MVNIGLTKVDDAIAAKHPGLQQYAACQSHAFMKGIGTFMLGTAGLFLVQGLLQKKLPYPLQWNLLVSTAASSVGSYFVTRWETKRCTDLWILTEKGKLPDTTPQTAAARPEAHEAGGAHEAGEAAGPRKTQYGDTME; encoded by the exons ATGGTCAACATTGGGCTTACGAAGGTTGACGATGCCATTGCGGCAAAACATCCG GGTTTACAGCAGTATGCAGCCTGTCAGTCACACGCGTTCATGAAAGGAATCGGGACCTTCATGTTAG gcaCCGCGGGGCTGTTCCTCGTGCAGGGACTGCTTCAGAAGAAGCTTCCTTACCCCCTGCAATGGAACCTGCTCGTCTctacag CCGCCTCCTCTGTGGGGAGCTACTTTGTGACGCGCTGGGAGACAAAGCGATGCACAGACCTCTGGATCCTGACAGAGAAGGGCAAGCTACCGGACACAACACCACaga ctgCAGCGGCCAGGCCAGAGGCC CACGAGGCCGGCGGGGCCCACGAGGCCGGTGAGGCCGCGGGGCCCAGGAAGACTCAGTACGGGGACACGATGGAGTGA
- the tmem141 gene encoding transmembrane protein 141 isoform X2 has translation MVNIGLTKVDDAIAAKHPGLQQYAACQSHAFMKGIGTFMLGTAGLFLVQGLLQKKLPYPLQWNLLVSTAASSVGSYFVTRWETKRCTDLWILTEKGKLPDTTPQTAAARPEAHEAGGAHEAGGAAGPRKTQYGDTME, from the exons ATGGTCAACATTGGGCTTACGAAGGTTGACGATGCCATTGCGGCAAAACATCCG GGTTTACAGCAGTATGCAGCCTGTCAGTCACACGCGTTCATGAAAGGAATCGGGACCTTCATGTTAG gcaCCGCGGGGCTGTTCCTCGTGCAGGGACTGCTTCAGAAGAAGCTTCCTTACCCCCTGCAATGGAACCTGCTCGTCTctacag CCGCCTCCTCTGTGGGGAGCTACTTTGTGACGCGCTGGGAGACAAAGCGATGCACAGACCTCTGGATCCTGACAGAGAAGGGCAAGCTACCGGACACAACACCACaga ctgCAGCGGCCAGGCCAGAGGCC CACGAGGCCGGCGGGGCCCACGAGGCCGGCGGG GCCGCGGGGCCCAGGAAGACTCAGTACGGGGACACGATGGAGTGA